A part of Vigna radiata var. radiata cultivar VC1973A chromosome 11, Vradiata_ver6, whole genome shotgun sequence genomic DNA contains:
- the LOC106776855 gene encoding uncharacterized protein LOC106776855 produces the protein MLNDQFKIKNLGNLSYFLGFEVTRSKEGILPSQQKYALDLLIKTRMLDAAPVNTPMNFSTKISSEGDPLEDPVALRCLIGRLIYLTNTHPDITYVVHRLSQYVAAPTELHHQATFIILRYIKQTPGQGILLTATNNLTLQAYNDSNWARCSTSRKSTTGYIAYLGNSPNLLEIQKAINSLM, from the coding sequence ATGCTCaatgatcaatttaaaataaagaatcttGGTAATTTGTCTTACTTTTTGGGTTTCGAGGTTACTAGAAGCAAAGAAGGCATACTTCCATCACAGCAAAAATATGCCTTGGACCTCCTCATCAAAACCAGGATGCTTGATGCAGCACCTGTCAACACTCCAATGAATTTCTCCACCAAAATATCTTCTGAAGGTGATCCTCTTGAAGACCCTGTTGCGCTTAGATGCTTGATCGGAAGACTTATTTACCTCACCAACACTCACCCGGATATAACCTATGTTGTACATCGTCTAAGCCAATATGTCGCTGCCCCCACCGAACTCCATCATCAAGCAACCTTCATAATCTTGCGTTATATAAAGCAAACTCCTGGTCAAGGTATACTTCTAACTGCAACTAACAATCTCACTTTGCAAGCTTACAATGATTCGAACTGGGCTAGATGCTCTACTTCCCGCAAATCAACCACTGGATACATTGCCTACTTGGGTAACTCGCCTAATCTCCTGGAAATCCAAAAGGCAATCAACAGCCTCATGTAG